In Blastopirellula sp. J2-11, a single genomic region encodes these proteins:
- a CDS encoding c-type cytochrome domain-containing protein has protein sequence MRAFHLLARFAACAALITLLFSVRGADAAPSDEQRSEVRDLKVEIRKASNYLKQGKVAESTQTVKLVLERLQRLEGVDPELQESVDQLFGALAPAHAFLELEGVTLPRMRNAAVAEPMMMTPAPGAPAAAPSTLPTMFPAANLSFTKHIAPILVARCGNCHVNQARGQFSASSYEVLLKGPADGVVIFPGQDGGRLVEVIESGDMPRGGQKVAPNELAALKAWIKEGAKFDGADPKANLSMLAPGAAPAPMMRLEVASASGNEKVSFGRDIAPVLVARCISCHDQRNPPGNFSLASFQRLLRGGDSGAPVMPGKPNESLMIQLFKAPAPDRMPRNGPPLTDQQIKNFETWIAEGAKFDGDAPESSMQRVAAYSFAKNATHDELAKAREATSLAKKNLGLPGVAMTTSDRKDVYVMGTLGQDANDEFADQAEKAADDVRRILKAPAGTPLVKGRVTLFLVKAKYDYNEFSKMVERRDVPPTWQGHYWYDVTDAYGVVQLPVNDAYDLDAMFAQVIASNYVASLNTPDWFSDGVGRVVASRIAGKDPRVVAWSNDLPSAVGAMKKADDFVYMRLAPDQNGAVSFAFLKSLMGRSSQFDALMMALRKEMPFDQAFAGAYGKPPAEIAKAWVASGGR, from the coding sequence GGGCAAAGTCGCCGAATCGACGCAGACGGTCAAGCTGGTCCTCGAGCGTTTGCAACGGCTCGAAGGAGTCGACCCGGAACTGCAAGAATCGGTCGATCAACTCTTTGGAGCGCTCGCACCGGCCCATGCGTTTCTCGAGTTGGAAGGAGTGACTCTGCCGCGAATGCGCAACGCCGCGGTCGCTGAACCGATGATGATGACGCCTGCACCGGGGGCTCCGGCTGCGGCGCCCAGCACGCTGCCGACGATGTTCCCGGCGGCGAATCTCAGCTTTACCAAACATATCGCGCCGATCCTGGTCGCTCGCTGCGGCAATTGTCATGTGAATCAGGCCCGCGGCCAATTTAGCGCTTCCAGCTATGAAGTCTTGCTCAAAGGTCCCGCCGACGGAGTGGTGATCTTCCCTGGTCAGGATGGAGGCCGCCTGGTCGAAGTGATTGAATCGGGCGACATGCCCCGCGGCGGCCAAAAAGTGGCGCCCAATGAATTGGCCGCATTGAAGGCCTGGATCAAAGAAGGCGCCAAGTTTGACGGCGCCGATCCGAAAGCGAATTTGTCGATGCTCGCTCCCGGCGCCGCTCCGGCGCCGATGATGCGATTGGAAGTGGCCAGCGCCAGCGGCAACGAGAAGGTCAGCTTTGGCCGCGATATCGCGCCGGTGTTGGTTGCGCGTTGCATCAGCTGTCACGACCAGCGAAACCCGCCTGGCAACTTTAGTCTAGCCAGCTTCCAGCGGTTGCTCCGCGGCGGCGACAGCGGCGCTCCGGTCATGCCGGGCAAGCCAAATGAAAGCTTGATGATTCAGCTCTTCAAAGCGCCGGCGCCAGATCGCATGCCGCGCAACGGTCCTCCGCTCACCGATCAGCAAATCAAGAACTTTGAAACTTGGATCGCCGAAGGTGCCAAGTTTGACGGTGACGCACCTGAATCGTCGATGCAGCGCGTCGCGGCCTATTCGTTCGCCAAGAATGCGACGCATGACGAACTTGCGAAAGCTCGCGAAGCGACCAGCCTGGCGAAAAAGAACCTGGGTCTGCCCGGCGTCGCGATGACGACTTCCGATCGCAAAGATGTCTACGTCATGGGAACTTTGGGCCAAGATGCGAATGACGAGTTCGCCGATCAAGCCGAGAAAGCAGCCGACGACGTTCGTCGCATTTTGAAGGCGCCTGCCGGCACGCCGTTGGTCAAAGGACGCGTCACGCTGTTTTTGGTCAAAGCGAAATATGACTACAACGAATTCAGCAAGATGGTCGAGCGTCGAGACGTTCCTCCTACCTGGCAAGGACATTATTGGTACGACGTGACCGACGCCTACGGCGTGGTGCAGTTGCCGGTGAACGACGCGTATGACCTGGATGCGATGTTCGCGCAGGTCATCGCCAGCAACTACGTCGCTAGCTTGAATACGCCTGATTGGTTCTCGGACGGCGTCGGACGCGTTGTCGCTTCGCGGATCGCCGGTAAAGACCCTCGCGTCGTCGCTTGGAGCAACGACCTGCCGTCGGCGGTTGGAGCGATGAAAAAAGCGGACGACTTTGTCTACATGCGGTTGGCGCCTGATCAAAACGGCGCCGTCAGCTTTGCATTTCTGAAGTCGCTGATGGGTCGTAGTTCGCAGTTCGATGCGTTGATGATGGCGCTGCGAAAGGAGATGCCTTTCGATCAAGCCTTCGCCGGCGCTTACGGAAAGCCTCCGGCTGAGATCGCGAAAGCCTGGGTCGCATCGGGCGGTCGCTAG
- a CDS encoding dolichyl-phosphate beta-glucosyltransferase, with amino-acid sequence MPKSLFVIPCYNEADRIDLAAFDAFAVANPEIHFLLVNDGSTDATSEILHQFAQRRPQQFAAVDLPQNQGKAEAVRIGILQAIEQGAEFIGFLDADLATPLQECCRLQDALIKNPHIQMAIGVRLPLAGHAIQRKPFRRFIGRGFAKVASTLLGMSITDTQCGAKLIRNSRLARFLFATPFLSRWIFDVEVFARLQIASDPAAARQAIYELPLEAWREIPGSKIKARHFLLAIGDLALIYREYFLSSRWKHRFQQQGAGERSVTDDVFPIATPTALQRPGHSRSDDQAAA; translated from the coding sequence GTGCCGAAGTCTCTGTTTGTCATCCCGTGCTACAACGAAGCGGATCGAATCGATCTCGCCGCGTTCGACGCTTTCGCCGTCGCCAATCCAGAGATTCACTTTCTGCTGGTCAACGACGGCAGCACTGATGCGACCAGCGAAATCTTGCACCAGTTCGCCCAGCGGAGGCCCCAGCAGTTCGCTGCAGTCGACCTGCCGCAAAACCAGGGAAAAGCTGAAGCGGTGCGAATCGGGATACTGCAGGCCATCGAACAGGGGGCCGAGTTCATCGGCTTCCTTGACGCCGACTTGGCGACTCCGCTACAGGAATGCTGTCGCCTGCAAGATGCGCTGATCAAGAATCCGCACATTCAAATGGCGATCGGCGTTCGCTTGCCGTTGGCCGGTCATGCAATTCAGCGCAAACCGTTTCGGCGGTTTATAGGTCGCGGCTTCGCGAAGGTGGCGTCGACGCTGCTCGGCATGTCGATCACCGACACGCAATGCGGCGCGAAATTAATCCGCAACAGCCGATTGGCGCGGTTTCTGTTCGCGACCCCGTTTTTGTCGCGTTGGATTTTTGACGTCGAGGTCTTCGCTCGCCTGCAAATCGCTAGCGATCCAGCAGCGGCTCGCCAGGCGATCTACGAATTGCCGCTCGAGGCATGGCGAGAAATACCAGGCTCCAAAATAAAGGCGCGCCACTTTCTGTTGGCGATCGGCGATCTGGCGCTGATCTATCGCGAATACTTTCTGTCGTCCCGCTGGAAACATCGCTTTCAACAACAGGGCGCAGGGGAACGTTCGGTTACCGACGATGTCTTCCCGATCGCAACACCGACGGCGTTGCAACGTCCTGGCCATTCGCGTTCTGACGATCAAGCCGCCGCCTAA
- a CDS encoding glycosyltransferase family 39 protein, producing the protein MRWFWIFAVGHLLLWTAVPFFTQANGPLDNVEMLNWGHEWQWGYPKHPPLPAWAAEAATYLPGGPVWSTYLLSQVCIVGCFWAAWRLGRETLSPSLALAAVAVLEGSIYYNCTTPEFNNNIMAKACWAMFILFAYYGIARGRMVDWGAAGIFLAAAILSKYDAALLLAATLLFSSLHPRARVCWRTPGPYVLTGVSLLLTAPHLWWLVNNNFATLRYIAARSSTSPSWLSHFEHPAEFLGAQLGAVAVTLILATILLGWRWRFKTVDSSAQFTRTYLAWMVLGPLGLALAYSLITGAHLRSMWGASMFTFLGVLLFAWLEARPDPALIRRTIYASAIVGGIFAAGLGLRNMIGDSLVTAPLRVDYPGQQLASQVEEIWSQHSNKPLENLGGDWWLAANINVYHPDRPSISAEQDHDLPAWTALDAWRTEGGIIVWETATAGDNYETQIKALYPNVEILRPLEFAWTKNQQRPPLRVGMAVVPPLAPIRTAELPTPAQH; encoded by the coding sequence ATGCGCTGGTTTTGGATCTTCGCCGTTGGTCACTTGCTCCTCTGGACCGCCGTTCCTTTTTTCACCCAAGCGAACGGCCCGCTCGACAATGTTGAAATGCTCAATTGGGGACATGAGTGGCAGTGGGGCTATCCTAAGCATCCTCCGTTGCCGGCTTGGGCGGCTGAAGCGGCGACGTATCTTCCCGGCGGTCCGGTCTGGTCCACTTATTTGTTAAGCCAGGTCTGCATTGTCGGTTGCTTCTGGGCAGCTTGGAGATTGGGACGCGAGACCCTTTCGCCCAGTTTGGCGCTGGCGGCGGTCGCCGTGTTGGAAGGGAGCATCTACTACAACTGCACGACGCCGGAGTTCAACAACAACATCATGGCCAAGGCCTGCTGGGCCATGTTTATCCTCTTCGCTTACTATGGGATTGCGCGCGGTCGTATGGTCGATTGGGGCGCCGCCGGCATTTTTCTGGCCGCGGCGATCTTGTCCAAGTATGACGCAGCGCTGCTGTTGGCGGCGACGCTCCTCTTTTCGTCGCTTCATCCGCGAGCTCGCGTTTGCTGGCGCACCCCCGGCCCGTATGTACTGACCGGCGTATCGCTACTCCTCACGGCGCCCCATCTGTGGTGGCTAGTGAACAACAACTTCGCCACGCTGCGCTACATCGCTGCTCGATCGTCGACCTCTCCATCTTGGCTTTCGCATTTCGAGCATCCGGCCGAATTCCTTGGGGCCCAACTGGGGGCTGTCGCCGTGACCTTGATTCTGGCGACAATTTTGCTCGGTTGGCGGTGGCGATTCAAAACCGTCGATTCATCGGCGCAATTTACGCGAACCTATCTCGCTTGGATGGTGCTAGGCCCGCTCGGCCTGGCGCTCGCCTACTCGTTGATCACCGGGGCCCACCTGCGCAGCATGTGGGGCGCGTCGATGTTCACATTTCTCGGCGTGCTACTGTTCGCCTGGCTCGAAGCTCGCCCCGATCCGGCTTTGATTCGCCGTACGATTTACGCGTCAGCGATCGTTGGAGGCATCTTCGCCGCTGGCTTGGGCCTGCGAAACATGATCGGCGACAGCCTGGTCACAGCCCCTTTGCGCGTCGACTATCCCGGTCAACAGCTTGCGTCCCAGGTCGAAGAAATCTGGAGCCAGCACAGTAACAAGCCGCTCGAAAACCTGGGAGGCGATTGGTGGCTCGCCGCCAATATCAACGTCTATCATCCCGACCGCCCCTCGATCTCGGCCGAGCAGGATCACGATCTGCCGGCCTGGACCGCACTGGACGCTTGGAGGACCGAGGGGGGGATCATTGTCTGGGAAACCGCAACTGCTGGCGATAACTACGAGACGCAAATCAAAGCGCTCTATCCCAATGTCGAGATCCTCAGGCCATTGGAATTCGCTTGGACCAAAAATCAACAGCGACCACCACTACGAGTCGGCATGGCCGTCGTTCCACCGCTCGCGCCGATTCGCACCGCCGAATTGCCGACGCCTGCGCAACACTAA
- a CDS encoding tetratricopeptide repeat protein: MCSNLAPWLIMAFIAVVSMPSDAAAQDLRGTPNGKYNNHPASNYPSSGYVDSYLGGASGSRNNYRSHGHRGYSSSYYGRGSNFGYYGPGYSFSSYSGYYPGYGYGYGLPPYGGLGLGGWSPNYYQSTVTANYISPYGVYYRPSDNYSEYYLPPFEPAELRWGAGAIKQFSGVDRNFAMGPLLSENLTDLPNPTYPTLSPALVRMALGERQAPGLPEASLPIARERAARYVGFGDRLFKEQRIHEAMAKYRDAVAAAPDLAAPQFRLGLGYLATGRMEEAAEAFKRGMQLEPSYIFTTNFTLEELYAGFPLAKNSLLEGIARRTLNDPNNADNLFDVGVVLYLDGQIDTARKYFATSRNRLSGADDSHLRPFLVEAGPVTAPQGGLDL; this comes from the coding sequence ATGTGCAGTAACTTAGCTCCTTGGCTGATAATGGCCTTCATCGCCGTTGTCAGCATGCCCAGCGATGCTGCTGCGCAAGATCTTCGCGGTACCCCCAACGGCAAATACAACAATCACCCGGCGTCGAACTATCCGAGCAGCGGCTACGTCGACTCGTATTTGGGCGGCGCCAGCGGTTCACGGAACAACTATCGTTCGCATGGACACCGCGGTTACTCGTCATCGTATTACGGACGTGGTTCTAACTTTGGCTATTATGGCCCCGGCTATAGTTTCTCTAGCTATTCCGGATATTATCCCGGCTACGGCTATGGCTATGGTCTGCCCCCCTATGGCGGATTGGGACTCGGCGGCTGGTCGCCGAACTACTACCAGTCAACGGTCACCGCCAACTACATTTCGCCCTATGGCGTTTACTACCGACCAAGCGACAACTACAGCGAGTACTATTTGCCGCCGTTCGAACCAGCAGAGCTGCGCTGGGGCGCTGGCGCGATCAAACAGTTTTCTGGCGTCGATCGCAATTTTGCGATGGGGCCGCTGCTCTCCGAGAACCTGACCGACTTGCCCAACCCGACCTATCCGACCCTTTCCCCAGCGCTGGTGCGGATGGCTTTAGGCGAGCGGCAAGCTCCGGGACTCCCCGAAGCCTCTCTGCCGATCGCTCGCGAAAGAGCCGCACGCTATGTCGGCTTTGGTGATCGCCTCTTCAAAGAGCAAAGAATTCATGAAGCGATGGCGAAATATCGTGACGCCGTCGCCGCCGCGCCCGATCTTGCGGCGCCCCAATTTCGGCTGGGGCTCGGCTATTTAGCGACCGGTCGCATGGAAGAAGCGGCCGAAGCCTTCAAACGCGGAATGCAGCTCGAGCCATCCTACATCTTTACGACCAATTTCACGTTGGAGGAGTTGTACGCCGGCTTTCCCTTGGCGAAAAACTCGCTGCTGGAAGGAATCGCGCGTCGGACTCTCAATGATCCCAACAACGCCGACAATCTGTTTGATGTGGGAGTCGTTTTGTATTTAGACGGGCAAATCGACACGGCCCGCAAATACTTCGCCACATCACGGAACCGCCTGTCAGGCGCCGACGATTCGCATTTGCGTCCGTTTCTGGTCGAAGCCGGCCCCGTCACGGCGCCGCAAGGCGGACTCGATTTATAA
- the dps gene encoding DNA starvation/stationary phase protection protein Dps, giving the protein MTTIAAQREILPTQTRDEVAQQLQSSLVDQIDLALQAKQAHWNVRGLGFRAIHLHLDEIIETSREASDEIAERIAAIGVAADGRAATVAQSSELEPFPAGIVDVQEAIRRISDQMATCSTSLRLRIKTIGDDDLISQDLLIGICRTLEKQLWMLESQAADAAP; this is encoded by the coding sequence ATGACAACGATCGCCGCACAACGCGAAATTTTGCCGACCCAAACTCGTGATGAAGTCGCGCAGCAGTTGCAAAGCTCGCTGGTCGATCAGATTGATCTAGCCCTCCAAGCGAAGCAGGCTCACTGGAATGTGCGCGGACTAGGCTTTCGCGCCATTCATTTGCACCTCGACGAAATTATTGAGACTTCTCGCGAGGCGAGCGACGAAATTGCCGAGCGAATCGCCGCAATCGGCGTTGCAGCGGACGGCCGCGCTGCGACGGTCGCCCAATCGTCCGAACTCGAGCCGTTTCCGGCTGGCATCGTTGATGTCCAGGAAGCGATTCGGAGGATCTCGGACCAAATGGCGACCTGCTCCACTTCGCTTCGTCTACGGATCAAAACGATCGGAGACGACGATCTGATCAGTCAAGACTTGCTAATCGGCATCTGTCGCACCCTAGAAAAACAACTTTGGATGCTCGAATCGCAAGCGGCTGACGCTGCTCCGTAA
- a CDS encoding OprO/OprP family phosphate-selective porin gives MTWLSRTTALALLWGTALATTSTFAQSPANGEMAEIRARMEAQEAELQALRQRLDAQPAYGFHHIEEDSCGGGAEIYRLPIVYDYCYTPDCCDDGGPPKQHVMKYYTTYDKGFVIRPYNPEENPFEIKFGGWVQFRYNGYSRNSDSWTDNAGTTRPIRNRNEFELERSRLQISGYAIDPRLSYFVQMDGDTDGSDSVDFFDYWWAWEFNDDQKVYLGKRKVPGSRQWILSAKHTRLADRPMAADFFRPGRTVGIFGATKVGENGYFEAMIGDGYRTENTPPADIDDKLAFAATNYWDPYGDFGGKLTDYDYSCDQRMRLGHSFVFAPNASIAPGQPIDESDFIRLTDGTKLTALGALAPGVRLSEFDVYLYTLDFAYRWRGWSFDAEYYMRWIQNLRASGALPVENLYQHGYFAEGGYFLVPEKLDFNVRYSYVSGYYGNVDEYAAGFNFYPCDTRNLKLTFDVTKVNGSPLNNTSSGILVGDDGILFRGQFQAEF, from the coding sequence ATGACTTGGCTGTCACGGACGACGGCGTTGGCGCTGCTGTGGGGCACTGCGCTTGCGACTACATCGACATTTGCTCAAAGTCCTGCAAATGGCGAAATGGCCGAAATTCGGGCACGGATGGAAGCGCAGGAGGCCGAGCTACAAGCACTACGGCAGCGATTGGATGCGCAGCCGGCTTATGGCTTTCACCATATCGAAGAAGATAGTTGCGGCGGGGGCGCCGAAATCTATCGGTTGCCGATCGTCTATGACTACTGCTATACGCCCGATTGCTGTGACGACGGGGGACCTCCTAAGCAGCACGTGATGAAGTACTACACGACGTATGACAAGGGCTTTGTCATCCGGCCGTACAATCCCGAGGAAAACCCGTTCGAGATCAAGTTCGGCGGCTGGGTGCAGTTCCGCTACAACGGATATTCGCGCAACTCCGATAGCTGGACCGACAACGCCGGGACGACGCGCCCGATTCGCAATCGGAATGAATTTGAACTGGAAAGATCCCGACTGCAAATCAGCGGTTATGCGATTGATCCGCGGCTGAGCTACTTTGTTCAAATGGACGGCGACACCGACGGCTCCGACAGCGTCGATTTCTTCGACTATTGGTGGGCGTGGGAATTCAACGACGACCAGAAAGTTTACCTGGGCAAACGGAAGGTTCCCGGCAGCCGACAATGGATACTGAGCGCCAAGCATACCCGTTTGGCCGATCGTCCGATGGCGGCCGACTTCTTTCGACCTGGTCGTACGGTCGGTATTTTCGGTGCGACCAAGGTTGGCGAGAACGGCTACTTTGAAGCGATGATCGGCGACGGCTACCGTACCGAGAACACGCCGCCTGCCGATATCGATGATAAGCTCGCTTTCGCAGCGACCAACTACTGGGATCCGTATGGCGACTTTGGCGGTAAGCTGACAGATTACGACTATAGCTGTGATCAGCGAATGCGGTTGGGACACTCGTTCGTCTTCGCACCCAATGCGAGCATCGCGCCGGGTCAGCCGATCGACGAATCGGACTTCATTCGCTTGACGGACGGCACCAAGCTAACTGCGTTGGGAGCATTGGCGCCTGGGGTTCGCCTGTCGGAATTCGACGTCTACCTATATACGCTGGACTTCGCCTATCGGTGGCGCGGTTGGAGCTTTGACGCCGAGTACTACATGCGTTGGATCCAAAACTTGCGAGCCAGCGGCGCGTTGCCGGTCGAAAACCTCTATCAACATGGCTACTTTGCCGAAGGGGGATACTTCCTCGTTCCCGAGAAGCTCGACTTTAACGTTCGCTACTCGTACGTCAGCGGCTATTACGGCAACGTCGATGAGTATGCGGCCGGCTTTAACTTTTACCCGTGCGACACGCGTAATTTAAAGTTGACGTTTGACGTAACCAAGGTCAACGGCAGCCCGCTGAACAACACGTCGAGCGGCATTCTGGTCGGCGATGACGGCATCCTGTTCCGCGGCCAGTTCCAGGCAGAGTTCTAA
- a CDS encoding ribosome-binding factor A, whose product MQLCRQVLETLEMVLSGEIDDDRLPILHVVEVVPAPDSSRMLVTLSADIADTDYDPDEIISTLSEYADLLRMEVAAAIHRKKTPQLLFHLAPSPMPPLDSDD is encoded by the coding sequence TTGCAGCTTTGCCGCCAGGTGCTAGAGACGCTTGAGATGGTGCTCTCTGGCGAGATCGACGATGATCGGCTACCGATCTTGCATGTGGTCGAAGTCGTACCGGCGCCTGACAGTTCGCGGATGCTGGTGACATTATCGGCGGACATTGCCGACACCGACTACGATCCGGACGAAATCATTAGCACGCTCAGTGAATACGCCGACTTATTGCGCATGGAAGTCGCGGCGGCGATTCATCGCAAGAAGACTCCGCAACTACTGTTTCATCTCGCACCTTCTCCCATGCCGCCGCTCGACTCTGACGATTGA
- the hisN gene encoding histidinol-phosphatase → MNTSPEIADRLQLAQQLAVEAGRGTLQHFQKSGLIVDRKADDSPVTVADREAETLIRDRLATQFPADGIIGEEFGETPGSGDFRWIIDPIDGTKSFVAGVPLYGTLIGIEHAGQNVAGVIYIPGLDEMVYAAKGCGAWYRQGDEAPRLTKVNDAKSLQDGVFVTSQINTFARRDAMEAFERLEDAAFITRTWGDCYGYLLVVTGRAVAMVDPMLSVWDAAAIQPILEEAGGAFVDWRGEPTVHSGEGIGANPQVLDEVLAICREYPRLK, encoded by the coding sequence ATGAACACTTCGCCGGAAATTGCCGATCGTCTCCAGCTCGCCCAGCAACTCGCCGTCGAGGCGGGACGCGGCACGCTGCAACATTTTCAAAAGTCAGGCCTGATCGTCGACCGCAAAGCGGACGATTCGCCGGTCACCGTCGCTGATCGCGAAGCCGAAACGCTGATTCGCGATCGTTTGGCCACCCAATTTCCGGCCGACGGCATCATCGGCGAAGAATTTGGGGAGACTCCCGGCTCCGGCGACTTCCGTTGGATCATCGACCCGATTGACGGCACCAAGAGCTTTGTCGCCGGCGTCCCGCTTTATGGAACGTTGATCGGCATCGAGCACGCTGGCCAAAACGTCGCCGGAGTGATCTATATCCCGGGCCTCGACGAAATGGTTTATGCCGCCAAAGGTTGCGGCGCCTGGTACCGCCAAGGCGATGAAGCGCCGCGGCTAACCAAAGTCAACGACGCCAAATCGCTGCAGGATGGCGTTTTTGTCACGTCGCAAATCAACACTTTCGCTCGTCGTGATGCGATGGAAGCGTTCGAGCGACTCGAAGACGCGGCGTTCATTACCCGCACTTGGGGCGATTGTTACGGCTATTTGCTGGTCGTCACCGGTCGAGCCGTCGCGATGGTTGACCCCATGCTCAGCGTGTGGGACGCCGCCGCGATTCAACCCATTCTGGAAGAAGCAGGCGGCGCGTTTGTGGATTGGCGCGGCGAGCCGACCGTTCATAGCGGCGAAGGAATCGGCGCGAATCCGCAAGTGCTGGACGAAGTTCTCGCGATCTGCCGAGAATATCCTCGGCTGAAATAA
- the hisN gene encoding histidinol-phosphatase, translating into MNTPQLFADRLELARTLAVEAGQGTLAHFQTDDLIVDRKSDDSPVTVADREAEELIRARVLERFPDDSVLGEEYGETNGSSPFRWIVDPVDGTKAFVSGVPLYGTMIGVEYEGKAAIGAIYIPGLDELVYAATGHGAWHVRQGAAPKPAKVNNDSPLEDGLFVTSQASKFAARGAKQAYDRLESTAWLTRTWADAYGYVLVATGRAVVMVDPIMSVWDASAAQPILEEAGGIFTDWNGDPTAHHHEGVGCSKRVHAEVLAILRQFPRTA; encoded by the coding sequence ATGAATACGCCCCAACTGTTTGCCGATCGTCTCGAACTTGCTCGCACACTAGCCGTCGAAGCGGGCCAAGGCACGCTTGCCCATTTTCAAACCGACGACCTGATCGTTGACCGCAAATCAGACGACTCGCCGGTGACAGTCGCCGATCGCGAAGCGGAAGAACTGATCCGCGCCCGCGTTCTGGAACGCTTCCCCGATGACAGCGTCTTGGGCGAAGAGTACGGCGAAACCAACGGCAGCAGCCCCTTTCGCTGGATTGTTGACCCCGTCGACGGCACCAAGGCGTTCGTCTCCGGCGTCCCGCTCTACGGCACGATGATCGGCGTCGAATACGAAGGGAAAGCAGCGATTGGCGCGATCTACATCCCCGGTCTCGACGAGCTGGTCTATGCCGCGACCGGCCACGGAGCCTGGCACGTCCGCCAAGGCGCCGCGCCGAAACCGGCCAAGGTGAATAACGATTCCCCTCTGGAGGATGGTTTGTTTGTCACCTCCCAAGCCAGCAAGTTCGCCGCTCGCGGTGCGAAACAGGCGTACGACCGCCTGGAATCGACCGCTTGGCTCACTCGGACCTGGGCAGACGCCTACGGATACGTCCTTGTGGCCACAGGACGCGCCGTCGTCATGGTCGACCCCATCATGAGCGTTTGGGACGCGTCGGCCGCTCAGCCGATCCTCGAAGAAGCTGGGGGCATCTTCACTGACTGGAACGGCGACCCCACGGCTCACCACCATGAGGGGGTTGGTTGTAGCAAACGCGTTCATGCTGAAGTCTTGGCGATCTTGCGGCAGTTTCCGCGAACTGCCTAG
- a CDS encoding alpha/beta hydrolase family protein, which translates to MRNLSRLLAASMVAIGLPCLSALGQVPEANYNEAKVPKYELPDPLQFADGGSVASPEQWTEQRRPELLKLFEEHVYGKSPAAPDKLKYRVVAEDDNALDGLAIRKQIEIVLAEQPQRVTMNMLLYVPKTDRPAPVFWGLNFRGNQTVTADPEVLITPNWVANGTPGVVNNKATEASRGVYTGRWPIRRIIECGFAVATAYCGDIYPDHRDGRSDGIVPAFYRPGQVKPDANQWGCIAAWSWGLSRGLDYLEEDPDIDGRRVAVMGHSRLGKAALWAGARDPRFALTISNNSGCGGAALSRRAFGETVEVINRVIPYWFCENFKQYNNNEAALPVDQHEVIALIAPRPVYVASASEDLWADPKGEYLAARFADPVYRLLGTSGLGGDAASETPPPANQSLQQGVIGYHMREGKHNIVEYDWDQYMNFFARQSKKESP; encoded by the coding sequence ATGCGGAATTTATCTCGATTGCTCGCGGCCAGTATGGTTGCGATTGGTCTGCCTTGTCTGTCGGCGTTAGGGCAGGTTCCCGAAGCGAACTACAACGAAGCGAAAGTCCCGAAGTACGAACTTCCTGACCCGCTCCAGTTTGCAGACGGCGGCTCTGTCGCTTCGCCGGAGCAATGGACCGAGCAACGTCGTCCGGAGCTATTGAAGCTGTTTGAAGAGCATGTTTATGGTAAGTCGCCGGCGGCGCCTGACAAGCTGAAGTATCGGGTCGTCGCCGAGGATGACAATGCGCTGGATGGCCTTGCGATCCGTAAGCAGATTGAGATTGTTCTCGCCGAACAGCCGCAGCGCGTGACGATGAACATGCTGTTGTATGTGCCGAAAACAGACCGGCCAGCCCCCGTTTTTTGGGGATTGAACTTTCGCGGAAATCAGACGGTGACCGCTGATCCCGAGGTCCTTATCACGCCGAATTGGGTGGCCAATGGAACGCCCGGCGTGGTCAACAACAAAGCGACGGAAGCGTCTCGCGGCGTCTATACTGGTCGCTGGCCTATTCGGCGGATTATCGAATGCGGCTTTGCCGTCGCTACCGCCTACTGTGGCGACATCTATCCCGATCACCGCGACGGGCGCAGCGATGGAATTGTCCCGGCGTTCTACCGGCCTGGTCAAGTCAAACCTGATGCGAACCAATGGGGGTGCATCGCCGCTTGGTCCTGGGGACTGAGCCGCGGTTTGGATTATCTGGAAGAGGACCCGGACATCGACGGCAGGCGCGTGGCCGTCATGGGACATTCGCGGCTTGGCAAAGCGGCTCTCTGGGCCGGAGCTCGCGACCCAAGGTTTGCGTTGACCATTTCTAATAACTCCGGATGCGGGGGCGCCGCGTTAAGTCGTCGCGCGTTTGGAGAAACGGTCGAAGTGATCAATCGGGTCATTCCCTATTGGTTCTGCGAAAACTTCAAGCAATACAACAACAACGAAGCGGCGCTGCCGGTCGATCAACACGAGGTCATCGCTTTAATTGCGCCCCGGCCGGTTTATGTCGCCAGCGCCAGCGAAGATTTGTGGGCTGATCCCAAGGGAGAGTACTTGGCGGCCAGATTTGCCGACCCTGTCTATCGGCTGCTAGGAACCAGCGGGCTCGGTGGAGACGCGGCGTCCGAGACGCCTCCGCCGGCCAATCAATCCCTGCAGCAAGGGGTGATCGGCTATCACATGCGAGAGGGGAAACACAACATCGTCGAATACGACTGGGACCAGTATATGAATTTCTTCGCTCGACAATCAAAGAAGGAATCTCCCTAA